One Theropithecus gelada isolate Dixy chromosome 17, Tgel_1.0, whole genome shotgun sequence genomic region harbors:
- the LOC112611089 gene encoding LOW QUALITY PROTEIN: complement C1q and tumor necrosis factor-related protein 9A-like (The sequence of the model RefSeq protein was modified relative to this genomic sequence to represent the inferred CDS: inserted 1 base in 1 codon; substituted 1 base at 1 genomic stop codon) produces MRIWWFLLAIGICAGNISSQDSXRHPGIPGNPGHNGLPGRDGRDGAKGDKGDAGEPGRPSSSGKNGTSGETGERGADGKVEAKGIKGDQGSRGSPGKHGPKGLAGPMGEKGLRGETGPQGQKGNKGDVGPTGPEGPRGDIGPLGPTGLRGSMGPIGKPGPKGEAGPMGPQGEPGVRGIRGXKGDRGEKGKIGETLVLPKSAFTVGLTVLSKFPSSDVPIKFDKILYNEFNHYDIATGKFTCHIAGVYYFTYHITVFSRNVQVSLVKNGVKILHTKDAYMSSEDQASGGTVLQLKLGDEVWLQVTGGERFNGLFADEDDDTTFTGFLLFSSP; encoded by the exons ATGAGGATCTGGTGGTTTCTGCTTGCCATTGGAATCTGCGCAGGGAACATAAGCTCACAAGACT CAAGGCACCCTGGCATCCCTGGGAACCCCGGTCACAACGGTCTGCCTGGAAGAGATGGACGAGACGGAGCAAAGGGTGACAAAGGGGATGCAG GTG AGCCAGGACGTCCCAGCAGCTCGGGGAAGAATGGGACGAGTGGAGAGACAGGAGAACGAG GAGCAGATGGAAAAGTTGAAGCAAAAGGCATCAAAGGTGATCAAGGTTCAAGAGGATCCCCAGGAAAACACGGACCCAAGGGGCTTGCAGGGCCCATGGGAGAGAAAGGCCTCCGAGGAGAGACTGGGCCTCAAGGGCAGAAGGGGAATAAGGGTGACGTGGGTCCCACTGGTCCTGAGGGGCCAAGGGGTGACATTGGGCCTTTGGGCCCAACTGGTTTACGAGGTTCCATGGGGCCTATTGGAAAGCCTGGTCCCAAGGGAGAAGCTGGACCCATGGGGCCCCAGGGCGAGCCAGGAGTCCGGGGAATAAGAGGCTGAAAAGGAGAtcgaggagagaaagggaaaatcgGTGAGACGCTAGTCTTGCCAAAAAGTGCTTTCACTGTGGGGCTCACGGTGCTGAGCAAGTTTCCTTCTTCAGATGTGCCCATTAAATTTGATAAGATCCTGTATAACGAATTCAACCATTATGATATAGCAACGGGGAAGTTCACGTGCCACATTGCTGGGGTCTATTACTTCACCTACCACATCACTGTTTTCTCCAGGAATGTTCAGGTGTCTTTGGTCAAAAATGGAGTAAAAATACTGCACACCAAAGACGCTTACATGAGCTCTGAGGACCAGGCCTCTGGCGGCACTGTCCTGCAGCTGAAGCTGGGGGATGAGGTGTGGCTGCAGGTGACAGGAGGAGAGAGGTTCAATGGCTTGTTTGCTGATGAGGACGATGACACAACTTTCACAGGGTTCCTTCTGTTCAGCAGCCCGTGA